The following are encoded together in the Osmerus eperlanus chromosome 18, fOsmEpe2.1, whole genome shotgun sequence genome:
- the LOC134038845 gene encoding syntaxin-2-like, with product MRDRLADLTINYNVEDVSISVESHNIPMDEFFKTVGEVRCLVEKISSQLEEVVKKHSAILSAPNPEEKTKNELEQLTNHIKGNANAVRAKLKTIQDSLPEDENANTASVDQRIQKNQHTNLTRWFVDVMTSYNETQVSFRVKCKARIQRQLEITGRMTTDEELEEILHSENPAIFTSDIISDSQITRQALSEIESRHQDIIRLESSIRELHDMFVDMAMLVETQGEMINNIEKNVTTAAEYVGSAKGETKKAVRYQKKARRKYVIIALAVLILVAIIALIVGLSVGLPKT from the exons ATGAGGGATCGCCTGGCAGACCTGACAATT AATTACAATGTGGAGGATGTCAGCATCTCGGTTGAAAGTCATAATATTCCCATGGATGAATTCTTCAAAACG gtggggGAAGTGAGATGCCTCGTAGAAAAGATCTCCTCCCAGTTGGAAGAGGTTGTGAAGAAGCACAGTGCCATCCTCTCTGCTCCTAATCCTGAGGAGA aaacCAAAAATGAGCTGGAGCAGCTGACCAATCATATCAAGGGAAATGCCAACGCAGTTCGGGCGAAGTTAAAAA CCATTCAGGACAGCCTGCCTGAAGATGAGAATGCAAATACTGCCTCAGTGGACCAGCGCATCCAGAAGAACCAG CACACAAACCTGACCCGCTGGTTTGTGGACGTCATGACCAGCTACAACGAGACCCAAGTTTCCTTCAGGGTCAAGTGTAAAGCCCGGATTCAGAGGCAGCTAGAGATCA CTGGTCGGATGACCACAgacgaggagctggaggagatccTGCACAGTGAGAACCCCGCCATCTTCACCTCCGAT ATCATCTCCGACTCTCAGATCACACGGCAGGCCCTGAGCGAGATCGAGTCCCGTCATCAGGACATCATCCGCCTGGAGTCCAGCATCAGGGAGCTGCACGACATGTTTGTGGACATGGCCATGCTGGTGGAGACTCAG GGGGAGATGATCAACAACATTGAGAAGAACGTCACCACCGCCGCAGAGTACGTGGGCTCGGCCAAAGGGGAGACCAAGAAGGCGGTGAGGTACCAGAAGAAGGCGCGCAGG AAGTATGTCATAATTGCCCTAGCTGTGCTGATCCTGGTCGCCATAATCGCGCTTATCGTTGGTTTGTCTGTGGGCCTGCCTAAAACCTAG